From one Populus alba chromosome 17, ASM523922v2, whole genome shotgun sequence genomic stretch:
- the LOC118027854 gene encoding uncharacterized protein isoform X1 has protein sequence MEAKLGLYRTDGAAIITHEKHKEKILKLKRRWLLGLPFSKYEDKNFHKYVVSRFVPESLQRDDDIFYEKVKEYVEEAFGACNAKREAYIAPDSKLLFDRTKMKRMLLSRLDALNNKGLHLIAMLLTGGAVNFETTRKKMKEVIKQSRFLRDPNCDHDQTEILMLLYQLINSPQNFRENCLALVNSTFQSHHSAAIQVLDGLEDLPTEALLAMRRKLSGVPASIPRLLKKKYNRCRDSVIHYIRKTSEKMLSEIDGGDELQEPLAKALGIAGLSVKLTSGSLNSSLNDFCQFSPEIKVLQNEILKALWLLGMKKLKLPEVQTLQLLLDPKADVPKGSLRTAMNKLLTEYLFECSEFSTVPKPLTEALAIINRSSCKTRSGCYPKEQIEEEVECILGLSSEIKQVVWDVFPHHEFDEDFADAYVEESEESDGGDDDFVSDHHNIGEGKSYSIDWNYQEESCGEHIPMDSSPPISNPNTSCGPTLFHETRNHNVDVSKLSIATFGTSSVNEDDLSGHHSPNGNSKVHSSIRNEPEKGAAIDPGNSQDVSPPSTFCLKGKNIGGNLYLGIQEICDETSMVAYNLIGYLMEGLARKEGLDLDLGDISYLRGDKSSKENQEDRKKSSENNVAGSDIAQVVEELLPSLPKSESTRLKDLMAT, from the exons ATGGAAGCCAAATTAGGGCTTTACCGAACAGATGGGGCAGCTATAATTACACATGAAAAACACAAAGAGAAGATTCTTAAGCTCAAAAGAAG GTGGTTATTAGGACTACCTTTTTCAAAATATGAAGACAAGAATTTTCATAAATATGT tgtttCTAGGTTTGTGCCTGAATCTTTGCAAAGGGATGATGAT ATATTTTATGAGAAAGTAAAAGAGTATGTTGAAGAAGCTTTTGGCGCATGTAATGCTAAAAGAGAGGCTTATATTGCTCCAGACTCTAAACTTTTATTTGACAGAACCAAGATGAAAAGAATGCTCTTATCACGCTTGGATGCTCTGAACAATAAAGGGCTTCACCTTATTGCTATGTTACTTACAGGAGGTGCAGTCAATTTTGAAACCACtcgtaaaaaaatgaaagaggtgATTAAACAATCAAGATTTCTTAGGGATCCAAATTGTGATCATGACCAAACAGAAATTTTGATGCTGCTGTATCAACTAATCAATAGCCCTCAAAATTTTAGAGAGAATTGTTTGGCATTGGTGAATTCCACATTTCAATCTCATCATTCTGCAGCTATTCAAGTATTGGATGGACTAGAGGACTTGCCAACTGAAGCCCTGCTTGCAATGCGCAGAAAACTTAGTGGTGTCCCAGCAAGCATTCCCCGTTTACTGAAGAAGAAATACAATCGCTGTCGAGATAGTGTGATTCATTACATAAGGAAGACTAGCGAGAAAATGCTTTCAGAAATTGATGGAGGGGATGAGCTGCAGGAACCACTAGCCAAAGCACTTGGGATTGCAGGTTTATCTGTAAAGCTAACATCAGGCTCTCTAAATTCCTCTTTGAACGACTTCTGTCAATTCTCTCCAGAAATAAAAGTCTTGCAGAATGAGATATTGAAGGCTCTCTGGTTACTAGGAATGAAGAAGCTTAAATTACCGGAGGTGCAAACTTTGCAGCTTCTGCTGGACCCAAAGGCTGATGTACCAAAAGGAAGTCTGCGAACAGCGATGAATAAATTGTTAACAGAATATCTTTTCGAGTGCAGTGAGTTTAGTACCGTTCCTAAACCTTTAACAGAAGCTCTTGCTATTATCAACAGGAGTTCTTGCAAAACCCGGAGTGGATGCTACCCGAAGGAGCAAATTGAAGAAGAGGTGGAATGCATTTTAGGTTTAAGTTCTGAGATAAAGCAGGTGGTTTGGGATGTTTTTCCTCATCATGAATTTGACGAGGATTTTGCTGATGCTTATGTGGAAGAGTCGGAAGAAAGTGATGGTGGAGATGATGATTTTGTCTCTGATCATCACAATATTGGTGAAGGTAAATCATATTCAATTGATTGGAATTACCAAGAAGAGAGTTGTGGGGAGCATATACCAATGGACTCCTCTCCACCTATCTCAAACCCTAACACAAGTTGTGGTCCTACTCTGTTCCATGAAACAAGAAATCATAATGTAGATGTCAGTAAGTTGAGCATAGCAACATTTGGGACATCTAGTGTAAATGAAGATGACTTGTCCGGGCACCATTCTCCAAATGGAAATTCAAAAGTCCATTCTTCAATTAGAAATGAACCTGAAAAGGGTGCTGCAATTGATCCAGGAAACTCTCAGGATGTATCACCACCTTCTACCTTCTGCTTGAAAGGGAAAAACATAGGTGGTAACCTATACCTTGGCATCCAAGAGATCTGTGACGAGACGAGTATGGTTGCTTACAATCTCATTGGTTACTTAATGGAGGGGCTGGCACGGAAAGAGGGCTTGGATTTAGATTTGGGAGATATTTCTTATCTCAGAGGTGATAAGTCAAGCAAAGAAAATCAAG AAGACAGAAAGAAATCTTCTGAGAATAATGTGGCTGGTTCAGATATTGCTCAAGTTGTTGAAGAGTTACTACCTTCCCTCCCGAAGAG TGAGAGCACAAGGTTAAAGGACTTGATGGCCACATAG
- the LOC118027854 gene encoding uncharacterized protein isoform X2, whose amino-acid sequence MKRMLLSRLDALNNKGLHLIAMLLTGGAVNFETTRKKMKEVIKQSRFLRDPNCDHDQTEILMLLYQLINSPQNFRENCLALVNSTFQSHHSAAIQVLDGLEDLPTEALLAMRRKLSGVPASIPRLLKKKYNRCRDSVIHYIRKTSEKMLSEIDGGDELQEPLAKALGIAGLSVKLTSGSLNSSLNDFCQFSPEIKVLQNEILKALWLLGMKKLKLPEVQTLQLLLDPKADVPKGSLRTAMNKLLTEYLFECSEFSTVPKPLTEALAIINRSSCKTRSGCYPKEQIEEEVECILGLSSEIKQVVWDVFPHHEFDEDFADAYVEESEESDGGDDDFVSDHHNIGEGKSYSIDWNYQEESCGEHIPMDSSPPISNPNTSCGPTLFHETRNHNVDVSKLSIATFGTSSVNEDDLSGHHSPNGNSKVHSSIRNEPEKGAAIDPGNSQDVSPPSTFCLKGKNIGGNLYLGIQEICDETSMVAYNLIGYLMEGLARKEGLDLDLGDISYLRGDKSSKENQEDRKKSSENNVAGSDIAQVVEELLPSLPKSESTRLKDLMAT is encoded by the exons ATGAAAAGAATGCTCTTATCACGCTTGGATGCTCTGAACAATAAAGGGCTTCACCTTATTGCTATGTTACTTACAGGAGGTGCAGTCAATTTTGAAACCACtcgtaaaaaaatgaaagaggtgATTAAACAATCAAGATTTCTTAGGGATCCAAATTGTGATCATGACCAAACAGAAATTTTGATGCTGCTGTATCAACTAATCAATAGCCCTCAAAATTTTAGAGAGAATTGTTTGGCATTGGTGAATTCCACATTTCAATCTCATCATTCTGCAGCTATTCAAGTATTGGATGGACTAGAGGACTTGCCAACTGAAGCCCTGCTTGCAATGCGCAGAAAACTTAGTGGTGTCCCAGCAAGCATTCCCCGTTTACTGAAGAAGAAATACAATCGCTGTCGAGATAGTGTGATTCATTACATAAGGAAGACTAGCGAGAAAATGCTTTCAGAAATTGATGGAGGGGATGAGCTGCAGGAACCACTAGCCAAAGCACTTGGGATTGCAGGTTTATCTGTAAAGCTAACATCAGGCTCTCTAAATTCCTCTTTGAACGACTTCTGTCAATTCTCTCCAGAAATAAAAGTCTTGCAGAATGAGATATTGAAGGCTCTCTGGTTACTAGGAATGAAGAAGCTTAAATTACCGGAGGTGCAAACTTTGCAGCTTCTGCTGGACCCAAAGGCTGATGTACCAAAAGGAAGTCTGCGAACAGCGATGAATAAATTGTTAACAGAATATCTTTTCGAGTGCAGTGAGTTTAGTACCGTTCCTAAACCTTTAACAGAAGCTCTTGCTATTATCAACAGGAGTTCTTGCAAAACCCGGAGTGGATGCTACCCGAAGGAGCAAATTGAAGAAGAGGTGGAATGCATTTTAGGTTTAAGTTCTGAGATAAAGCAGGTGGTTTGGGATGTTTTTCCTCATCATGAATTTGACGAGGATTTTGCTGATGCTTATGTGGAAGAGTCGGAAGAAAGTGATGGTGGAGATGATGATTTTGTCTCTGATCATCACAATATTGGTGAAGGTAAATCATATTCAATTGATTGGAATTACCAAGAAGAGAGTTGTGGGGAGCATATACCAATGGACTCCTCTCCACCTATCTCAAACCCTAACACAAGTTGTGGTCCTACTCTGTTCCATGAAACAAGAAATCATAATGTAGATGTCAGTAAGTTGAGCATAGCAACATTTGGGACATCTAGTGTAAATGAAGATGACTTGTCCGGGCACCATTCTCCAAATGGAAATTCAAAAGTCCATTCTTCAATTAGAAATGAACCTGAAAAGGGTGCTGCAATTGATCCAGGAAACTCTCAGGATGTATCACCACCTTCTACCTTCTGCTTGAAAGGGAAAAACATAGGTGGTAACCTATACCTTGGCATCCAAGAGATCTGTGACGAGACGAGTATGGTTGCTTACAATCTCATTGGTTACTTAATGGAGGGGCTGGCACGGAAAGAGGGCTTGGATTTAGATTTGGGAGATATTTCTTATCTCAGAGGTGATAAGTCAAGCAAAGAAAATCAAG AAGACAGAAAGAAATCTTCTGAGAATAATGTGGCTGGTTCAGATATTGCTCAAGTTGTTGAAGAGTTACTACCTTCCCTCCCGAAGAG TGAGAGCACAAGGTTAAAGGACTTGATGGCCACATAG
- the LOC118027855 gene encoding peroxisomal membrane protein 13 isoform X2 produces MASNPQPSANNPPPKPWEQSGGSSGATPFKPPSAGSTSDVVEASGTARPGEIVQSSGNTTNNTNAVGRPLPARPWEQSYSTGNYGGYNSTLNYNSGYGSGTYGSSYGGVGGSYGGVGGSYGGVGGLYGGGMYGNSMYRGGYGGLYGSGMNGGGMYNSGFGGAMGGYGMGMGGPYGVQDPNNPFGEPPSPPGFWISFLRVLQGVVNFFGRLSILIDQNTQAFHMFMTALLQLFDRSGMLYGELARFVLRLLGIRTKPRMVNPQGPNGLPLPGPEGTNANSRYIEGPKAAPSGSWDNVWENDAGK; encoded by the exons CTAACAATCCTCCTCCAAAACCATGGGAGCAATCTGGTGGTTCTTCTGGTGCTACACCTTTTAAACCACCATCAGCTGGCAGCACAAGTGATGTTGTTGAAGCTTCAGGAACTGCAAGACCTGGAGAAATTGTTCAAAGTTCAGGTAATACCACAAATAACACAAATGCTGTTGGTAGGCCTCTTCCTGCAAGACCTTGGGAGCAAAGTTATAGCACTGGCAACTATGGAG GTTATAATTCCACTCTGAACTATAATTCCGGATATGGTTCAGGGACCTATGGCTCATCATATGGTGGGGTTGGAGGATCATATGGTGGGGTTGGAGGATCATATGGAGGGGTTGGAGGATTATATGGTGGAGGGATGTATGGAAACAGCATGTATCGAGGCGGGTATGGTGGGCTTTATGGTTCTGGGATGAATGGTGGTGGAATGTACAATAGTGGTTTTGGAGGCGCAATGGGTGGTTATGGAATGGGCATGGGTGGTCCTTATGGAGTTCAAGACCCTAATAATCCATTTGGTGAACCTCCATCTCCACCGGGGTTCTGGATTTCATTTCTTCGAGTC TTGCAAGGAGTGGTGAACTTCTTTGGCCGCTTATCAATTCTCATAGACCAGAATACACAGGCTTTTCACATGTTCATGACTGCGCTTCTGCAG CTTTTCGATCGCTCAGGCATGTTGTATGGAGAGTTGGCTAGATTTGTATTGAGGCTGCTGGGGATCAGAACAAAGCCCAGAATGGTTAACCCACAAGGTCCCAATGGACTTCCTCTTCCAGGACCTGAAGGTACAAATGCGAACTCTCGCTACATTGAAGGACCAAAGGCTGCTCCAAGTGGTTCTTGGGACAATGTTTGGGAGAATGATGCTGGCAAATGA
- the LOC118027855 gene encoding peroxisomal membrane protein 13 isoform X1 — translation MASNPQPSDIAANNPPPKPWEQSGGSSGATPFKPPSAGSTSDVVEASGTARPGEIVQSSGNTTNNTNAVGRPLPARPWEQSYSTGNYGGYNSTLNYNSGYGSGTYGSSYGGVGGSYGGVGGSYGGVGGLYGGGMYGNSMYRGGYGGLYGSGMNGGGMYNSGFGGAMGGYGMGMGGPYGVQDPNNPFGEPPSPPGFWISFLRVLQGVVNFFGRLSILIDQNTQAFHMFMTALLQLFDRSGMLYGELARFVLRLLGIRTKPRMVNPQGPNGLPLPGPEGTNANSRYIEGPKAAPSGSWDNVWENDAGK, via the exons ATATTGCAGCTAACAATCCTCCTCCAAAACCATGGGAGCAATCTGGTGGTTCTTCTGGTGCTACACCTTTTAAACCACCATCAGCTGGCAGCACAAGTGATGTTGTTGAAGCTTCAGGAACTGCAAGACCTGGAGAAATTGTTCAAAGTTCAGGTAATACCACAAATAACACAAATGCTGTTGGTAGGCCTCTTCCTGCAAGACCTTGGGAGCAAAGTTATAGCACTGGCAACTATGGAG GTTATAATTCCACTCTGAACTATAATTCCGGATATGGTTCAGGGACCTATGGCTCATCATATGGTGGGGTTGGAGGATCATATGGTGGGGTTGGAGGATCATATGGAGGGGTTGGAGGATTATATGGTGGAGGGATGTATGGAAACAGCATGTATCGAGGCGGGTATGGTGGGCTTTATGGTTCTGGGATGAATGGTGGTGGAATGTACAATAGTGGTTTTGGAGGCGCAATGGGTGGTTATGGAATGGGCATGGGTGGTCCTTATGGAGTTCAAGACCCTAATAATCCATTTGGTGAACCTCCATCTCCACCGGGGTTCTGGATTTCATTTCTTCGAGTC TTGCAAGGAGTGGTGAACTTCTTTGGCCGCTTATCAATTCTCATAGACCAGAATACACAGGCTTTTCACATGTTCATGACTGCGCTTCTGCAG CTTTTCGATCGCTCAGGCATGTTGTATGGAGAGTTGGCTAGATTTGTATTGAGGCTGCTGGGGATCAGAACAAAGCCCAGAATGGTTAACCCACAAGGTCCCAATGGACTTCCTCTTCCAGGACCTGAAGGTACAAATGCGAACTCTCGCTACATTGAAGGACCAAAGGCTGCTCCAAGTGGTTCTTGGGACAATGTTTGGGAGAATGATGCTGGCAAATGA